A region from the Podarcis raffonei isolate rPodRaf1 chromosome 11, rPodRaf1.pri, whole genome shotgun sequence genome encodes:
- the RXFP3 gene encoding relaxin-3 receptor 1 → MMEAPCDYSYCSLAASMKDVEPGDSLGSFFSSFLEERLSSNRSNASLQELWRSLVHLERADGPQGSGSLVLRVFISTIYSVVCALGLVGNLLVLYLMKSKQGWNKSSINLFVTCLAATDFQFVLTLPFWAVENALDFTWLFGNAMCKILSYVTTVSMYASVFFLTAMSVARYHSVASALKSKRPGGLCGGCTSAKWLCVLIWLVAILASLPTGIYSTTSTIYTEEEFCLVKFPDSQGNNTPFWLGLYHAQKVLLGFLLPLGIITLCYLLLVRFISDRHMGASSCGPSTKRRSKVTKSVTIVVLSFFLCWLPNQALTIWGIFIKLNVLPFSNAYFFSQTYLFPVTICLAYSNSCLNPIFYCLMRREFRKALKKLLWRITSPSLTAMRPFTATTKPEQEEQALHTLMPIDPRAVSAAPAAPAAVSLPDIISYPPGVVVYSSRSDFLPTTTSAELHL, encoded by the coding sequence ATGATGGAAGCCCCGTGTGACTACAGCTACTGCTCCCTGGCCGCCAGCATGAAGGACGTGGAGCCCGGAGACTCGCTGGGCTCCTTCTTCTCCAGCTTCCTCGAGGAGAGGCTGTCGAGCAACCGGAGCAACGCGTCCCTGCAGGAGCTCTGGAGGAGCCTCGTCCACCTGGAGCGAGCCGATGGGCCGCAAGGCAGCGGCTCGCTTGTCCTGAGGGTCTTCATCTCCACCATCTACTCCGTGGTGTGTGCCCTGGGGCTAGTGGGGAACCTCCTCGTGCTCTACCTAATGAAAAGCAAGCAAGGCTGGAACAAGTCCTCCATCAACCTCTTTGTGACCTGCCTGGCCGCCACTGACTTCCAGTTTGTGCTGACCCTGCCCTTCTGGGCGGTGGAGAATGCTTTGGACTTCACCTGGCTCTTTGGCAATGCCATGTGCAAGATCCTCTCCTACGTGACCACAGTGAGCATGTACGCCAGCGTCTTCTTCCTCACAGCCATGAGCGTGGCCCGTTACCACTCAGTGGCCTCCGCCCTGAAGAGCAAAAGGCCTGGCGGACTTTGTGGGGGATGCACTTCGGCCAAGTGGCTGTGCGTCCTCATCTGGCTGGTGGCCATCCTGGCTTCCCTGCCCACTGGCATCTACTCCACCACCTCCACCATCTACACAGAGGAGGAGTTCTGCCTGGTCAAGTTCCCGGACAGCCAAGGCAACAATACCCCCTTCTGGCTGGGGCTGTACCATGCCCAGAAGGTGCTGCTGGGCTTCCTCTTGCCTCTGGGCATCATCACCCTTTGCTACTTGTTGCTGGTGCGCTTCATCAGCGACAGGCACATGGGTGCCAGTTCCTGCGGTCCCAGCACCAAGCGCCGGTCCAAGGTGACGAAATCGGTGACCATTGTGGTGCTCTCCTTCTTCCTTTGCTGGCTTCCCAACCAGGCGCTCACCATCTGGGGCATTTTCATCAAGCTCAACGTGCTGCCCTTCAGCAATGCCTACTtcttctcccagacctacctgttCCCCGTCACCATCTGCCTGGCCTACTCCAACAGCTGCCTCAACCCCATCTTCTACTGCCTGATGCGCAGGGAGTTCCGCAAGGCCCTCAAGAAGTTGCTGTGGAGGATCACTTCGCCTTCGCTCACTGCCATGCGCCCCTTCACTGCCACCACCAAGCCCGAGCAGGAGGAGCAAGCCTTGCACACCTTGATGCCCATTGACCCCAGggctgtttctgctgctccagcTGCTCCTGCAGCAGTCAGCTTGCCTGACATCATCTCATATCCCCCCGGGGTGGTGGTCTACAGTAGCCGCTCTGACTTCTTGCCCACCACCACCTCGGCTGAACTGCATTTATAA